Proteins co-encoded in one Salvia splendens isolate huo1 chromosome 4, SspV2, whole genome shotgun sequence genomic window:
- the LOC121798431 gene encoding squamosa promoter-binding-like protein 12: protein MSHYLEMDWNTKWDWESYDAFGPKTTENPKKLQLVDLTIIDDREIDAGSFNLSAGASGSDGGHVSSAKSSISASDSSTKDGQTPPDFRLMAYEDISGNFKITEREGTKISGTSPPLEASIGSVEPLIGLKLGKRTYFENSGAGGHVKSAPSAGPTASTASLKKTKLLGDNLPMPRCVVEGCNSDLSTAKEYHRKHRVCDSHSKAPKVVVGGLERRFCQQCSRFHNISEFDEKKRSCRRRLSDHNARRRKPQQEIQYNSRLSSPFYGGRQQMSFMMSNPSLVHSRAMGDTAWDSTKFTLTKGYHPLKSSGDGVSREQMHIPGAKLTHFTNMQSSAAKGIPTSKSSVADVSNPGSKYSPHLDAAPEYGRALSLLSSNSWAPCGSESMALNQIQENEICVSQPLPTMHGIPEGVPLSSSELWLHQLPSAHPPLPGNTNFPEIQLFITPYEETDLYSSIMN, encoded by the exons ATGAGCCACTATTTGGAGATGGATTGGAATACTAAGTGGGATTGGGAAAGCTATGATGCATTTGGTCCAAAAACAACAGAAAATCCTAAGAAGCTGCAACTAGTGGATTTGACTATTATTGATGATAGGGAAATTGATGCCGGATCCTTCAATCTCTCAGCAGGAGCCTCTGGCTCTGATGGTGGCCATGTTTCTTCAGCTAAAAGCTCAATATCAGCTTCTGATTCTTCCACAAAGGATGGGCAAACCCCCCCAGACTTCAGGCTAATGGCATATGAAGATATTTCTGGAAATTTTAAGATTACAGAACGTGAAGGAACTAAGATTTCTGGAACTTCTCCACCTCTGGAAGCTTCCATTGGCTCTGTAGAACCACTGATTGGCCTCAAGCTTGGAAAGAGAACATACTTTGAGAACAGTGGTGCTGGAGGCCATGTTAAGAGTGCACCTTCTGCTGGGCCTACTGCATCCACCGCCTCATTGAAGAAAACTAAATTGCTGGGTGATAATCTCCCGATGCCTCGCTGTGTAGTTGAGGGCTGCAATTCTGACCTTTCAACAGCTAAAGAGTATCACCGGAAGCATAGGGTTTGTGATAGCCATTCCAAGGCCCCAAAGGTGGTTGTTGGTGGCCTTGAACGCCGGTTTTGCCAGCAGTGTAGCAG GTTCCATAACATTTCTGAATTTGACGAAAAGAAACGCAGTTGTAGAAGAAGACTTTCTGATCATAATGCGCGACGCAGGAAGCCACAGCAGGAAATCCAGTATAATTCAAGGCTCTCATCACCATTCTATG GAGGAAGGCAGCAAATGAGTTTTATGATGAGCAATCCTTCACTTGTACACTCTAGAGCTATGGGTGATACAGCATGGGATAGCACCAAGTTCACCCTGACCAAAGGGTATCATCCTTTGAAGTCTAGTGGAGATGGGGTTAGCAGAGAGCAGATGCATATACCAGGAGCTAAACTTACACATTTCACCAACATGCAAAGCAGTGCAGCTAAAGGAATTCCCACATCAAAGAGCTCTGTGGCTGATGTTTCAAATCCAG GTTCGAAGTATTCTCCCCACTTAGATGCAGCACCCGAGTATGGTCGTGCTCTCTCTCTTCTGTCAAGTAATTCGTGGGCTCCATGTGGATCAGAATCCATGGCTTTGAATCAAATTCAAGAAAATGAAATCTGCGTAAGTCAGCCTTTACCTACAATGCATGGAATCCCAGAAGGGGTGCCCCTCTCTTCTTCAGAATTGTGGCTGCATCAGCTGCCTTCTGCTCATCCTCCATTGCCAGGCAACACTAACTTCCCGGAAATCCAGCTATTCATAACACCATACGAGGAGACAGACTTATATTCCAGCATAATGAACTGA